Proteins encoded in a region of the Rhizobium sp. CC-YZS058 genome:
- the dapD gene encoding 2,3,4,5-tetrahydropyridine-2,6-dicarboxylate N-succinyltransferase produces the protein MTSADLATLAQTIDTAFDNRDTIGTGTKGEVRDAVETALNLLDAGKARVAERGDDGTWTVNQWLKKAVLLSFRLNPMEIVKGGPGQSVWWDKVPSKFDGWSVNEFERAGFRAVPNCVVRRSAYIAPNAILMPSFVNLGAYVGEGTMVDTWATVGSCAQIGAHVHLSGGVGIGGVLEPMQAGPTIIEDNCFIGARSEVVEGCIVREGSVLGMGVFIGKSTKIVDRATGEITYGEVPPYSVVVAGSLPSDKTMANGQPAPNLYCAVIVKRVDEKTRSKTGINELLRD, from the coding sequence ATGACCAGCGCCGATCTCGCCACCCTTGCCCAGACGATCGATACCGCCTTCGACAACCGCGACACGATCGGCACTGGCACCAAGGGCGAAGTGCGCGACGCGGTGGAAACCGCGCTGAACCTGCTTGACGCCGGCAAGGCCCGCGTGGCCGAGCGCGGGGACGATGGCACCTGGACGGTCAACCAGTGGCTAAAGAAGGCCGTGCTGCTTTCCTTCCGGCTGAACCCGATGGAAATCGTCAAGGGCGGGCCCGGCCAGTCGGTCTGGTGGGACAAGGTGCCCTCCAAGTTCGACGGCTGGAGCGTCAACGAGTTCGAACGCGCCGGCTTCCGGGCCGTGCCGAACTGCGTTGTCCGCCGCTCGGCCTATATCGCGCCGAACGCGATCCTGATGCCGTCCTTCGTCAATCTCGGCGCCTATGTCGGCGAAGGCACGATGGTCGATACCTGGGCCACCGTCGGCTCCTGCGCACAGATCGGCGCCCATGTGCATCTCTCGGGCGGCGTCGGCATCGGCGGCGTGCTGGAACCCATGCAGGCCGGCCCGACGATCATCGAGGACAATTGCTTCATCGGCGCGCGCTCCGAGGTGGTCGAAGGCTGCATCGTGCGCGAGGGGTCGGTGCTCGGCATGGGCGTCTTCATCGGCAAGTCGACCAAGATCGTCGATCGCGCCACCGGCGAGATCACCTATGGCGAGGTGCCGCCCTACTCCGTCGTCGTCGCCGGCTCGCTGCCTTCCGACAAGACCATGGCGAACGGTCAGCCGGCTCCGAACCTCTACTGCGCGGTGATCGTGAAGCGGGTCGATGAGAAGACCCGCTCCAAGACCGGCATCAACGAGCTCCTGCGCGACTAG
- a CDS encoding aldo/keto reductase, which yields MRYNQFGNTGLFVSELCLGTMTFGEAGSGTTWGAIADVDQASANRIVERALSAGVNFIDTADVYSFGQSERMLGQALKDLSIPRKDVVIATKVFGQMGDKPNDRGASRGHIMDSVEQSLERLQTDHIDLYQVHGTDPVTPIEETLRALDDLVSRGLVRYVGLSNWQAWRIAKALGISERKGFARAESLQAYYSIAGRDLEREIVPLLTEEKIGLMVWSPLAGGLLSGKYGPGAPGNGEGRRANFDFPPVEQDRAWACVAAMREVGAKHGASVAEVALAYLLAKPFVTSVIIGAKRIEQLDENLKAVALTLDADDLAKLDEVSALPPEYPGWMLARQGAARIPQPFTPKG from the coding sequence ATGCGCTACAATCAATTCGGCAATACAGGACTTTTCGTTTCCGAGCTCTGCCTCGGCACCATGACCTTCGGCGAAGCCGGCAGTGGCACTACCTGGGGTGCGATCGCCGATGTCGACCAGGCTTCGGCCAATCGCATCGTCGAGCGAGCGCTCTCCGCAGGTGTCAACTTCATCGACACAGCCGATGTCTACTCCTTCGGCCAGTCGGAGCGGATGCTGGGCCAGGCCTTGAAGGACCTCTCCATCCCCCGCAAGGATGTGGTGATCGCCACCAAGGTCTTCGGCCAGATGGGCGACAAGCCCAATGATCGCGGCGCCTCGCGCGGCCATATCATGGATTCGGTCGAACAAAGCCTCGAGCGGCTGCAGACCGACCATATCGATCTCTACCAGGTCCACGGGACCGATCCGGTCACGCCGATCGAGGAGACGCTGCGGGCGCTGGACGATCTCGTCTCGCGCGGCCTCGTTCGCTATGTCGGGCTTTCCAACTGGCAGGCCTGGCGCATCGCCAAGGCGCTGGGCATTTCCGAGCGCAAGGGTTTCGCCCGGGCAGAAAGCCTGCAGGCCTATTACTCCATCGCCGGCCGCGACCTCGAACGCGAGATCGTGCCGCTGCTCACCGAAGAGAAGATCGGCCTCATGGTCTGGTCGCCGCTCGCCGGTGGGCTGCTGTCCGGCAAATACGGCCCGGGCGCGCCCGGTAATGGCGAAGGCCGCCGTGCCAATTTCGACTTCCCGCCGGTGGAGCAGGATCGCGCCTGGGCCTGCGTGGCGGCCATGCGCGAGGTGGGTGCCAAGCATGGCGCAAGCGTTGCCGAAGTGGCGCTCGCCTATCTTCTCGCCAAGCCCTTCGTCACCAGCGTCATCATCGGCGCCAAGCGGATCGAGCAGCTGGACGAGAACCTGAAGGCCGTGGCGCTGACGCTCGATGCCGACGATCTCGCCAAGCTCGACGAAGTGAGTGCCCTGCCGCCGGAATATCCGGGCTGGATGCTGGCCCGTCAGGGCGCGGCGCGCATCCCCCAGCCCTTCACGCCGAAGGGCTGA
- the dmeF gene encoding CDF family Co(II)/Ni(II) efflux transporter DmeF, protein MTPEEPRLASRHQHVFLGEDHQRNETRTWIVIGLTTATMVLEIVAGSLFGSMALVADGWHMSTHAAALMIAALAYLYARRHARDPRFTFGTGKLGDLAGFASAIVLALVALFIAWESAQRLMAPVPIDFGQAIAVASFGLAINLLCAFLLGDHGHAHGHHHGHHHGHTHGHGHHGHDHHAHAHAHHEHDHHGHSHHAHHDHAHQSEDHPPAAAPLSSRPVRDNNLRGAYLHVLADALTSVLAIAALLLGSLYGWTWLDPAIGILGALVIARWSFSLVRDTGRVLIDFVPEDESLPGEIRRVIEAEGAQVNDLHVWQLGPGHHGAIVSLAARRPAPPAFYRDKLSHLAALSHVTIEVEPA, encoded by the coding sequence ATGACCCCCGAAGAGCCGCGGCTGGCCAGCCGCCATCAGCATGTCTTCCTCGGCGAAGACCATCAGCGCAACGAGACACGGACCTGGATCGTCATCGGCCTGACGACAGCGACGATGGTGCTCGAAATCGTGGCCGGTTCGCTGTTCGGCTCCATGGCGCTGGTGGCGGACGGCTGGCACATGTCCACCCATGCGGCGGCGCTGATGATCGCCGCGCTTGCCTATCTCTACGCCCGCCGCCACGCGCGCGATCCGCGCTTCACCTTCGGCACCGGCAAGCTGGGCGATCTCGCGGGATTTGCCAGCGCGATCGTGCTTGCCCTGGTGGCGCTGTTCATTGCCTGGGAAAGCGCGCAGCGGCTGATGGCGCCGGTACCGATCGATTTCGGCCAGGCCATTGCCGTTGCAAGCTTCGGCCTTGCGATCAACCTGCTCTGCGCCTTCCTGCTCGGCGACCACGGCCATGCGCATGGCCACCACCACGGCCATCATCACGGGCATACGCATGGCCATGGACATCACGGTCACGATCATCATGCCCATGCCCATGCACATCACGAGCACGATCACCATGGCCACTCCCACCACGCTCATCACGACCATGCCCACCAGAGCGAGGACCATCCGCCTGCCGCGGCGCCGCTCTCCTCGCGTCCGGTGCGCGACAACAATTTGCGCGGCGCCTATCTGCATGTGCTGGCCGATGCGCTGACCTCCGTCCTCGCCATTGCGGCGCTGCTGCTCGGCTCGCTCTATGGCTGGACCTGGCTTGACCCGGCCATCGGCATTCTGGGGGCGCTCGTCATTGCACGCTGGTCCTTCAGCCTGGTGCGCGATACCGGCCGGGTGCTGATCGACTTCGTGCCGGAGGATGAAAGCCTGCCCGGCGAGATCCGCCGGGTCATCGAGGCGGAGGGGGCGCAGGTCAATGATCTGCATGTCTGGCAGCTCGGGCCCGGCCATCACGGCGCCATCGTCTCGCTCGCCGCACGCAGACCGGCACCGCCCGCCTTCTACCGCGACAAGCTCAGCCATCTCGCCGCGCTCTCGCATGTCACGATCGAGGTCGAGCCGGCTTAA
- a CDS encoding metal/formaldehyde-sensitive transcriptional repressor, which translates to MSHLSKNKAKLLARVRRLKGQIEAIERAIEAEEPCGAVLNQVASVRGAVTGLTAELIEDHIRNHVVDPARETDPDRAQGAADLIDVMRTYLK; encoded by the coding sequence ATGTCGCACCTTTCCAAGAACAAGGCGAAGCTGCTCGCCCGTGTCCGCCGGCTGAAGGGCCAGATCGAAGCCATCGAGCGGGCGATCGAGGCGGAGGAGCCCTGCGGCGCGGTCTTGAACCAGGTCGCCTCCGTGCGCGGTGCTGTCACCGGGCTGACCGCCGAACTGATCGAGGATCACATCCGCAACCATGTGGTGGATCCCGCCCGCGAAACGGATCCGGACCGTGCCCAGGGCGCCGCGGACCTGATCGACGTCATGAGGACCTATTTGAAATGA
- the dapE gene encoding succinyl-diaminopimelate desuccinylase — protein MPLPTDPADLLAALIRCPSVTPAEGGALSALTDMLTPLGFAVERVVATEHGTPDIDNLYARLGNEGPHLMFAGHTDVVPVGDESQWSHPPFSAAVSDGMMFGRGAVDMKGGIACFVAAVARYLDRHGAPRGSISFLITGDEEGPAINGTTKLLDWAVARGERWDAAVVGEPTNPQALGDMIKIGRRGSLSGTLTVHGIQGHAAYPHLADNPVRGLLQLTTALMDPPFDAGTSDFQPSNLEVTTVDVGNPAVNVIPARASARFNIRFNDRWSAESLKAEIVGRLDRAAAEGRLRPEREPVRYEIAWTERPSPVFLTRSNQLIASLSSAIESVTGREPTLSTTGGTSDARFIKDHCPVVEFGLVGQTMHMVDERVALADLETLTGIYLAFLERWFEQKDGRDAAA, from the coding sequence ATGCCTCTTCCCACAGATCCAGCCGACCTTCTCGCCGCATTGATCCGCTGCCCCTCCGTCACGCCGGCCGAAGGCGGGGCGCTGTCGGCCTTGACCGACATGCTGACCCCGCTTGGCTTTGCCGTCGAGCGCGTTGTCGCAACCGAGCACGGCACGCCGGATATCGACAATCTCTACGCTCGCCTTGGGAACGAAGGGCCGCATCTGATGTTTGCCGGCCATACGGACGTGGTGCCCGTTGGCGACGAGAGCCAGTGGTCGCATCCGCCCTTCAGCGCAGCAGTGTCGGACGGGATGATGTTTGGTCGTGGGGCGGTGGATATGAAAGGCGGCATCGCCTGTTTCGTTGCCGCCGTCGCCCGCTATCTCGACCGCCACGGCGCGCCCAGGGGCTCGATCTCCTTCCTGATTACGGGCGACGAAGAAGGGCCGGCGATCAACGGCACCACCAAGCTGCTCGACTGGGCGGTGGCCCGCGGCGAGCGTTGGGATGCCGCCGTCGTCGGCGAGCCGACCAATCCGCAGGCGCTGGGCGACATGATCAAGATCGGGCGTCGTGGCTCGCTGTCGGGCACGCTCACCGTCCACGGCATTCAGGGCCATGCGGCCTATCCGCATCTCGCCGACAACCCGGTGCGCGGGCTCTTGCAATTGACGACCGCCTTGATGGATCCGCCCTTCGATGCCGGCACCAGCGATTTCCAGCCGTCGAATCTCGAAGTCACGACGGTCGATGTCGGCAATCCGGCGGTCAACGTCATCCCGGCGCGGGCGAGCGCCCGGTTCAACATCCGCTTCAACGATCGCTGGTCGGCCGAGAGCCTGAAGGCGGAGATCGTCGGCCGGCTCGATCGCGCGGCGGCAGAAGGCCGGCTCCGGCCCGAGCGCGAGCCGGTGCGCTACGAAATCGCCTGGACGGAGCGCCCGAGCCCGGTGTTCCTCACCCGCAGCAACCAGCTGATTGCTTCGCTCTCCTCGGCCATTGAGAGCGTGACCGGACGTGAGCCGACGCTTTCGACCACCGGCGGCACCTCCGATGCCCGCTTCATCAAGGATCATTGCCCGGTGGTCGAGTTCGGCTTGGTCGGACAGACCATGCATATGGTGGACGAGCGCGTGGCGCTCGCCGATCTCGAAACCCTGACCGGCATCTATCTGGCCTTCCTGGAACGCTGGTTCGAGCAGAAAGACGGGCGCGATGCCGCAGCTTGA